Proteins encoded by one window of Prevotella nigrescens:
- a CDS encoding 16S rRNA (uracil(1498)-N(3))-methyltransferase — protein MKEERYFYVPEASNSNELPVDEAIHAVRVLRLKESDEIFLMDGKGSFYKAFITLTNSKHCYYKIEQSLPQTKSWTGYLHLAIAPTKDISRVEWLVEKATEIGFDEISFLNCHYSERKTIRKDRIERIVISAMKQSRKPWKPIVNDMVTFDNFVRREIVGSKFICHCYDEIEKTDFFNYLKHLNSINEITVLVGPEGDFSIDEVRQAMNNNYQCVTLGTSRLRTETAGLTAIIVANLICRK, from the coding sequence CTGAAGCATCTAACAGTAATGAATTGCCAGTAGACGAGGCAATCCATGCTGTTCGAGTTTTGCGATTAAAAGAAAGTGATGAGATTTTCTTGATGGACGGCAAAGGTTCTTTTTATAAAGCATTTATTACATTAACAAATTCCAAACATTGTTATTATAAAATAGAGCAATCGTTACCTCAAACCAAATCATGGACTGGATATTTACATCTTGCTATAGCGCCTACAAAAGATATTAGTCGTGTAGAATGGTTAGTTGAAAAAGCGACAGAAATTGGTTTCGATGAGATTTCATTTTTAAATTGCCATTACTCTGAACGTAAAACAATACGTAAAGATCGGATAGAACGTATAGTAATATCAGCAATGAAACAGAGCCGTAAGCCATGGAAACCAATTGTAAATGATATGGTTACATTCGACAATTTTGTACGTAGAGAAATAGTAGGTTCGAAATTTATCTGTCACTGTTACGATGAAATAGAAAAGACTGACTTCTTTAACTATTTAAAGCACTTGAATTCTATTAATGAAATAACAGTTTTAGTAGGACCTGAGGGAGATTTTTCTATTGATGAAGTTCGTCAGGCTATGAATAATAACTATCAATGTGTAACTTTAGGAACAAGCCGTTTGCGTACTGAAACAGCTGGATTAACTGCTATAATTGTTGCTAATTTGATTTGTCGTAAATAA